The Saprospiraceae bacterium genome includes a window with the following:
- a CDS encoding alpha-E domain-containing protein: MLSRVANSIYWMGRYLERAENYARFMDVNFNLMLDLPRDQKEQWLPLIQVTGDSEYYAEHYSGYDRNDIIHFMAFDESNPNSIISSVSKARENAREIRENIIKETWEKLNELFHYVNGMAESSDWMDGDPIPFFTGVKEQILLINGIGFATVARTESWYFRLLGMFLERADKTSRIVDVKYHILLPSPALVGSPMDYLHWSALLKSVSGFNTYRRLYGNLEASKVVEFLILNDVFPRSVFHCITEAENCLKNISGNSSRGFTNSPEKTIGALRSKLEFTSVHEIIDFGLHQYIDQLQIKIIDISNNVNDTFSNLKITLHLKIQCKNDILPGH; the protein is encoded by the coding sequence ATGTTAAGTAGGGTTGCAAATTCTATTTATTGGATGGGGAGATATCTCGAAAGAGCGGAAAACTATGCCCGCTTTATGGATGTAAATTTTAATCTGATGCTGGACCTTCCCAGAGATCAGAAAGAACAATGGCTGCCATTGATTCAGGTCACAGGAGATTCTGAATATTACGCAGAACATTACAGCGGGTATGACAGAAATGATATTATTCATTTTATGGCATTTGATGAGTCCAATCCAAATTCTATTATTTCAAGCGTTTCAAAAGCGCGCGAAAATGCCCGTGAAATCAGAGAAAATATCATCAAAGAAACATGGGAAAAACTCAACGAACTCTTCCATTATGTCAACGGGATGGCTGAAAGCAGTGATTGGATGGACGGTGACCCAATTCCATTTTTTACAGGAGTGAAAGAACAAATTTTGCTGATCAATGGTATCGGATTTGCTACCGTAGCTCGAACGGAAAGCTGGTATTTCAGGCTTTTAGGTATGTTTCTGGAAAGAGCAGATAAAACCAGCAGGATCGTAGATGTAAAATACCATATATTATTACCGTCCCCGGCATTGGTGGGCTCTCCGATGGATTATCTGCATTGGTCTGCATTGCTCAAGTCGGTGTCAGGATTTAATACTTACCGCAGGCTATACGGAAATCTGGAAGCCTCCAAGGTCGTCGAATTTTTAATTTTAAATGACGTTTTTCCAAGATCCGTATTTCACTGTATCACAGAAGCCGAAAATTGTTTGAAAAACATTTCCGGAAACAGTAGCCGAGGATTTACAAATAGTCCTGAAAAAACCATCGGAGCACTCCGTTCCAAACTCGAGTTTACCTCGGTCCATGAAATCATTGATTTTGGTTTGCATCAGTATATTGATCAGCTCCAAATAAAAATAATTGACATTTCTAACAACGTAAATGATACTTTTTCCAACTTAAAAATAACTTTGCATCTCAAAATTCAATGCAAGAATGACATATTGCCTGGGCATTAA
- a CDS encoding PD40 domain-containing protein produces MKSIFLTLLGIVFFGLTHAQQKHAYFTSFPCISPDGNHIVFTYEGDLWKASIDGGFATRLTAMLGEETRAKYSPDGKWIAFTGSQYGNQDVYILPADGGEVKQLTFHEAFDHVDNWSWDSKEIYFTSSRENRNSAYVVPISGGTPKRLFHNFFHTLHNIAMHPDGEIFFSETSESKAQAYRKGYKGSYNPEIQSYNPKTNNFKKYTKYEGKDMWPTIDRQGNVYFVSDEKNGQYNLSTLNKSKTSHLTDFKSSIKHPVVSADGRYVVFEKDFQIFKYEVRSGKTSKVPVVTFTNATAEKEKDFTVQNNISYFDVSADGKKLAFVSRGELFVSDIKGKFIQKLKTNPLARVTEVKWKSDNKSLLYTQTNTKGYTNLFLIRADTIPQEKQLTYENQNNRELSLNKSRTKAVFLSGRNDVKIIDLHGDSVATLVKEELWGFQNSTPSFSPNDEYILFTARRNFEEDIFLYHLENKKLTNLTKTGITENSPFWSPDGKYIYFTSNRIKPAYPFGLSDARVYRLPLEKFSQDFRSNKYDSLFIEKSKSVAPKTDSLNTKPIMENYTIDFNNILDRVELVSPNFGTQSRSYVLRKEDKTVVIYSSNHSENENHLWMTTYEPFEKPKTEKIEGARSFGTFIVQSSDKYYALIGGNVHTLNIDGKKTEKINIDHTFRRNLKAEFDQMFAETWANVQENFYNKSFHGLDWNQVGEHYKQFLTFVNTRSDLRVLITEMLGDLNSSHTGFSSFGDEENTFYKTTSLGTGIVWDNDDPYKVKRVITYSPSDKKGIDLIAGDVLTAINDTPVDVRQNRESYFIKPSLDQELQLTFSRKDSSFTIKITPESFNAINTLRYDEWIANNQKIVDQKSNKKIAYAHMKDMGTGELNKFLIDMTTEIYDRDALILDIRYNNGGNVHDNVLQFLSQKPYLKWKYREGALTVQPNFTPAGKPIILLTNEQSLSDAEMTTEGFKRLGLGKVIGTETYRWIIFTSGKGLVDGSFYRLPSWGCYTLDGKNLELVGVAPDIYVGMDFKDRLNQVDPQLDRAISEIMSMLK; encoded by the coding sequence ATGAAGTCAATATTTTTAACCCTTCTTGGAATAGTTTTTTTTGGTTTAACTCATGCTCAGCAAAAGCATGCCTATTTCACATCCTTTCCTTGTATAAGTCCTGATGGCAATCATATTGTTTTCACTTATGAAGGCGATCTTTGGAAAGCCAGTATTGACGGTGGATTTGCCACCAGACTTACCGCAATGCTGGGGGAAGAAACAAGGGCCAAGTACTCGCCTGATGGCAAATGGATCGCTTTTACCGGATCTCAATATGGTAATCAGGACGTTTACATATTGCCGGCTGATGGTGGTGAAGTAAAACAATTGACCTTTCATGAAGCATTTGATCATGTGGACAACTGGAGTTGGGATTCGAAAGAAATTTATTTTACCTCATCAAGAGAGAATAGAAACTCAGCTTATGTGGTCCCGATTTCTGGTGGCACACCTAAAAGACTTTTTCATAATTTCTTTCATACTTTACACAATATAGCAATGCACCCTGATGGCGAAATCTTTTTCAGTGAAACATCCGAAAGCAAGGCACAGGCATACCGTAAAGGGTATAAAGGATCTTACAATCCCGAAATTCAATCCTACAATCCTAAAACCAACAATTTTAAAAAATATACTAAATACGAAGGCAAAGATATGTGGCCAACCATAGACCGACAAGGCAATGTATATTTTGTATCTGATGAAAAAAACGGGCAATACAACCTATCTACCTTAAATAAAAGTAAAACCAGCCACCTGACCGATTTTAAGTCATCTATCAAACATCCGGTAGTTAGTGCAGATGGACGATATGTGGTTTTTGAGAAAGATTTTCAAATATTCAAATATGAGGTCAGGTCTGGCAAAACTTCAAAAGTTCCCGTAGTAACATTTACCAATGCGACAGCTGAGAAGGAAAAGGACTTTACGGTTCAAAACAATATTTCATATTTTGATGTGAGTGCGGATGGCAAAAAACTGGCATTTGTTTCGAGAGGTGAATTATTTGTATCAGATATAAAGGGGAAATTTATTCAGAAGCTCAAAACCAATCCTTTGGCAAGGGTGACTGAGGTCAAATGGAAATCAGACAATAAAAGCCTGCTCTATACCCAAACCAATACAAAGGGGTACACCAACCTGTTTTTGATACGCGCTGACACCATTCCGCAGGAAAAACAATTGACCTATGAAAATCAAAATAACAGAGAACTGTCATTGAACAAATCCCGCACTAAGGCCGTCTTCCTCAGTGGTAGAAATGATGTAAAAATCATTGACCTTCATGGAGATTCTGTTGCCACACTGGTTAAGGAAGAACTTTGGGGTTTTCAGAATTCTACACCTTCATTTTCTCCAAATGATGAGTATATCTTATTTACAGCAAGAAGAAATTTTGAAGAGGATATCTTTCTTTATCACCTCGAAAATAAAAAGCTGACCAATCTCACCAAAACAGGTATTACAGAAAACAGCCCATTTTGGTCACCCGATGGTAAATATATTTATTTTACATCCAACAGGATAAAACCCGCATATCCATTTGGACTTTCGGATGCAAGGGTGTATAGACTGCCTTTGGAAAAATTTTCACAAGATTTCAGATCAAATAAATATGACAGCCTTTTTATAGAAAAGAGCAAATCAGTAGCTCCCAAAACGGATTCATTGAACACAAAGCCCATAATGGAAAATTATACCATTGACTTCAACAATATTTTGGATAGGGTAGAGCTGGTCAGTCCTAATTTTGGAACTCAAAGCAGAAGCTATGTATTGCGAAAGGAAGATAAAACCGTCGTCATTTATTCATCCAATCACAGTGAAAATGAAAACCACTTATGGATGACTACATACGAACCCTTTGAAAAGCCAAAAACAGAAAAAATTGAAGGTGCCAGATCATTCGGTACTTTTATAGTCCAGTCGTCAGATAAATATTATGCACTGATCGGCGGCAACGTTCATACACTAAACATCGATGGCAAAAAAACAGAGAAGATAAATATCGATCACACCTTCCGTCGCAATCTCAAAGCTGAATTTGACCAAATGTTTGCTGAAACATGGGCCAATGTCCAGGAAAACTTTTACAATAAAAGCTTTCACGGCCTCGATTGGAATCAGGTAGGAGAACACTACAAACAATTTCTGACCTTTGTCAATACACGTTCAGATCTGAGGGTGTTGATCACCGAAATGCTGGGCGATCTGAACTCTTCCCATACAGGCTTTTCGAGCTTTGGTGATGAAGAAAATACTTTTTATAAAACCACATCACTTGGTACCGGTATAGTCTGGGACAATGATGATCCATACAAAGTCAAACGCGTCATTACATACAGCCCATCGGATAAAAAAGGCATTGATCTGATAGCAGGCGATGTCCTTACTGCTATCAACGATACACCAGTAGATGTCAGGCAAAACCGGGAGTCATATTTTATCAAACCATCATTGGATCAGGAACTGCAACTCACATTTAGCCGTAAAGACTCCAGTTTTACTATAAAAATAACTCCTGAGTCTTTCAATGCAATTAATACACTGAGATATGACGAATGGATAGCAAATAATCAGAAAATAGTAGATCAGAAGTCCAACAAAAAAATAGCATATGCTCATATGAAAGATATGGGAACAGGAGAGCTGAATAAGTTTCTGATCGACATGACTACTGAAATATATGACAGAGATGCATTGATTCTGGACATCAGATACAACAATGGTGGCAATGTCCATGACAATGTGCTCCAGTTTTTGAGTCAGAAACCTTATCTGAAGTGGAAATATCGTGAAGGTGCACTCACTGTACAGCCCAATTTTACTCCTGCCGGAAAACCAATCATCCTTCTGACCAATGAACAATCTCTCAGTGATGCAGAGATGACAACTGAAGGATTTAAAAGACTTGGTCTCGGCAAAGTGATCGGCACGGAAACCTACCGGTGGATCATCTTCACATCCGGCAAAGGACTTGTCGATGGGTCATTCTACAGATTGCCTTCCTGGGGCTGCTACACTCTGGATGGCAAAAACCTGGAGCTCGTCGGCGTGGCACCTGATATATATGTCGGCATGGATTTTAAGGACAGACTCAATCAGGTTGATCCACAGCTGGACAGGGCGATATCAGAGATAATGAGTATGTTGAAGTAA
- the lptB gene encoding LPS export ABC transporter ATP-binding protein, translating to MIFRSDNLVKTYGQRTVVNKVSIHVDQGEIVGLLGPNGAGKTTTFYMMVGFIRPAEGQVYLNEEDVTRDAMYVRAQKGVGYLPQEPSVFRKLSVEDNIMAVLEMTKLTKEEQKEKLESLISEFRLDKVRKNIGDSLSGGERRRTEIARSLASSPKFILLDEPFAGIDPIAVEDIQLIVAKLKTKNIGILITDHNVQETLSITDRAYLMFEGSILKAGTAEELAADEVVRRVYLGKNFELKKKVIDFED from the coding sequence ATGATCTTCAGATCCGACAATCTCGTAAAAACGTATGGACAACGCACTGTCGTCAACAAGGTATCTATCCATGTCGATCAAGGGGAGATAGTAGGGTTATTGGGGCCAAATGGAGCTGGTAAAACCACTACTTTCTACATGATGGTAGGCTTTATCAGGCCGGCTGAAGGACAAGTATATCTTAATGAAGAAGATGTCACACGCGATGCGATGTATGTAAGAGCGCAAAAAGGAGTAGGATATCTGCCACAAGAACCAAGTGTTTTCAGAAAACTTTCTGTCGAAGACAACATCATGGCAGTGCTGGAAATGACAAAACTGACTAAAGAAGAACAAAAGGAAAAACTTGAATCACTGATAAGTGAATTCAGGTTAGATAAAGTCAGAAAAAATATCGGCGATTCGCTGTCGGGTGGTGAGAGACGGAGGACAGAAATTGCCCGGTCACTTGCATCAAGTCCAAAGTTTATCTTACTCGATGAGCCTTTTGCTGGTATAGATCCGATAGCGGTGGAAGATATTCAGCTTATAGTGGCAAAATTAAAGACAAAAAATATAGGCATCCTTATTACAGATCATAACGTGCAGGAAACTTTGTCTATCACTGACAGAGCTTATCTGATGTTTGAAGGCAGTATACTAAAAGCCGGAACTGCCGAAGAGCTTGCAGCTGATGAAGTTGTAAGGCGTGTCTACTTAGGCAAAAATTTTGAATTAAAAAAGAAAGTGATAGATTTTGAAGACTAA
- a CDS encoding peptidase, whose product MTYCLGIKTKYGLIGLSDTRITSGSETTTSKKVYTVNKEKHSFFIMTSGLRSVRDKAITYFKDVIDDPSKNFNKLYKAVNEFGNLVKQVAEEDKKTLEQAGLTFNLFSIIGGQFEDDDSPKMYLLYPEGNWIEVRTGTPFVAIGNSGPGSPILKRSLKYEDSIEYALKCAFLAFDASRISVNDVDFPIHTVILENNSFFTIEKKFEDHDLRAVSAYWNDRLKEAIHDLPSDVLNRAFDAETAKL is encoded by the coding sequence ATGACATATTGCCTGGGCATTAAAACCAAATATGGTCTGATAGGCCTTTCGGATACTCGTATCACATCAGGAAGTGAGACTACTACATCAAAAAAAGTGTACACCGTCAATAAAGAAAAACACAGTTTTTTTATCATGACTTCAGGACTCAGGTCAGTCAGGGATAAGGCTATCACCTATTTTAAAGACGTGATAGACGACCCTTCCAAAAATTTTAATAAACTATACAAAGCCGTCAATGAATTTGGCAATTTAGTAAAACAAGTTGCCGAAGAAGACAAAAAGACTCTGGAACAGGCGGGATTGACTTTTAATTTATTTTCAATTATTGGCGGTCAGTTTGAAGATGACGATAGTCCCAAAATGTATTTATTGTATCCTGAAGGAAATTGGATAGAAGTGCGGACAGGTACACCTTTTGTGGCCATCGGAAATTCAGGACCAGGAAGCCCGATCCTCAAGAGATCATTAAAGTATGAAGATAGCATCGAGTATGCATTGAAATGTGCATTTCTTGCTTTTGATGCATCCCGTATTTCTGTCAATGATGTAGATTTTCCCATTCATACTGTTATCCTGGAAAATAATTCTTTTTTCACCATTGAAAAAAAGTTTGAAGATCACGATTTGCGGGCAGTGTCGGCTTACTGGAATGACAGACTGAAAGAAGCTATCCACGACCTTCCGTCAGATGTACTCAACAGAGCATTTGATGCTGAAACAGCAAAATTATGA
- a CDS encoding circularly permuted type 2 ATP-grasp protein encodes MNYDLGDFFDEMYSNDGNVRPHYQDLSAALDSVSADRISQLQHSADKTQMNMGMTFNVYHDNQGIEKILHLDIIPRILPNDEWHHLEKGLKQRILALNLFINDVYNDQKSLKDKIVPEDLILGSKDFLKPCIGLKPPKGIWCHITGTDLVKNIDGNYYILEDNLRCPSGVSYMLGSRDIIKRIYPNLFNRMGVRPVSDYPIRLLEMLQYISQKEHPVVGLLTPGIYNSAYYEHSYLALQMGVELVSGVDLVTEDDKVYMQTTKGLQQIDVIYRRIDDTFLDPLAFNPASMLGVPGIFNAYKKGNIAMANAPGTGVADDKAVYAYVPKLIKYFLNEEPILDNVPTYLARSEEDRKYILDNIEELVVKETNSAGGYGMMIGPKSTKEEHATFRNLVKNNPDNYIAQPTLSLSTVPSWIDDHLEPRHVDLRPYILYGEDIEVIPGALTRVALKKGSLVVNSSQGGGSKDTWVLY; translated from the coding sequence ATGAATTATGATTTAGGAGATTTTTTTGATGAAATGTATTCAAACGATGGCAATGTAAGACCTCATTATCAGGACCTTTCAGCAGCACTGGATAGTGTCTCCGCCGATAGAATATCGCAATTACAGCATTCAGCTGACAAAACCCAGATGAATATGGGTATGACATTCAATGTTTACCATGATAATCAGGGCATTGAAAAAATTTTACATCTTGACATTATCCCGAGAATACTGCCCAATGATGAATGGCACCATTTGGAAAAAGGATTGAAGCAGAGAATTTTAGCACTGAATCTTTTTATAAATGATGTGTATAATGATCAGAAATCATTAAAAGATAAAATTGTACCGGAAGACCTGATACTTGGTAGTAAAGATTTTCTAAAACCTTGTATCGGATTAAAACCACCAAAAGGCATATGGTGCCATATCACCGGTACCGATCTAGTAAAAAATATTGATGGTAATTATTACATCCTTGAGGACAACCTTCGATGCCCATCCGGAGTGTCATATATGTTGGGTAGTCGGGATATTATAAAAAGGATTTATCCCAATTTATTCAATAGGATGGGAGTGAGGCCTGTTTCTGATTATCCGATCCGCCTTCTCGAAATGCTGCAATATATTTCACAAAAAGAACATCCGGTAGTAGGGTTACTGACTCCCGGTATCTACAATTCAGCCTATTATGAACATTCATACCTTGCTTTGCAAATGGGTGTTGAGTTAGTGTCAGGTGTTGACCTGGTCACAGAAGATGATAAAGTCTATATGCAGACTACAAAAGGTCTGCAGCAAATAGATGTGATTTACAGAAGGATAGATGATACTTTTCTTGACCCGTTAGCTTTCAATCCGGCTTCTATGTTGGGCGTGCCCGGCATCTTCAATGCTTACAAAAAAGGAAATATAGCCATGGCCAATGCGCCGGGTACCGGAGTGGCCGATGATAAAGCCGTTTATGCTTATGTTCCTAAATTGATCAAGTATTTTTTGAATGAAGAACCTATACTGGACAATGTTCCGACATATCTGGCAAGAAGCGAAGAAGACAGAAAATACATTCTGGACAATATCGAAGAGCTCGTGGTCAAAGAAACCAACTCTGCCGGCGGTTATGGAATGATGATCGGCCCCAAATCCACCAAAGAGGAGCATGCTACATTCAGAAATCTGGTAAAAAATAATCCGGACAACTATATTGCTCAGCCGACTTTGTCATTGTCCACTGTTCCGAGTTGGATTGATGACCATTTAGAGCCAAGGCATGTTGATTTAAGGCCATACATTTTGTATGGTGAGGATATAGAAGTAATACCCGGGGCGCTGACAAGAGTGGCTCTTAAAAAAGGATCCCTTGTTGTGAATAGCTCTCAGGGAGGTGGCAGCAAGGACACCTGGGTACTTTATTAA
- a CDS encoding Ig-like domain-containing protein: MNLQSYGIYTLASCLKISIIGFFGLGWIVFIQGCASTGSPSGGPRDVTPPKMDSTRSAQNRQTNFKPRQVDFYFDEFIEVRDPIKEVLVSPPLTYIPQVTHRGKKVSFAFDEKEVLRENATYTINFGESVVDFHEGNKLPNFNFVFATGPELDSMTFKGKITDALTGEPDPEMVVFLYDNLTDSVVAKEKPFYFARPDKSGNFEFQNVKSDTFRLLAIKDENINYRYDLPTEKVAFYDSLIVLVDSASYNIHLVSSLPKPKLKILSYDTKIYGKINILYNTNPPSPTVLDIPHQDIIFSNEIVEDSVNIYYETALDSFAVIIYNDTLKVKPRGKQDFIKKSRLKLLSTNAGSKVLPTDSLVFNYNMPLQLNSSKNIIITDTIGQIDDIRITTSDDKKSMIIRYPWKAGEEYNISFDSNTVQSIYGHAADSLDMEVKILKPDQMASINFLISDLDSTATYIINIQKEKLLISSTKVSFESKSAIKLTGLVPDKYNVEIFLDVNNNGKWDPGSYWTKTQPEPYRFFKGETVRENKETDINISWKINSESATKPDGPLLNPPLNIKN, translated from the coding sequence ATGAATTTACAGTCCTATGGTATATACACTTTAGCTTCCTGCTTGAAAATTAGTATTATAGGATTTTTTGGGCTTGGCTGGATCGTATTCATTCAGGGTTGTGCCAGCACAGGTTCGCCATCAGGAGGTCCCAGGGATGTGACACCACCCAAAATGGATAGTACAAGATCTGCACAAAACCGTCAGACAAATTTCAAACCACGTCAGGTTGATTTCTATTTTGATGAATTTATTGAGGTACGTGACCCGATCAAGGAAGTACTGGTCTCTCCACCTCTTACATACATACCGCAGGTGACGCACAGAGGTAAAAAAGTAAGTTTTGCATTTGATGAAAAAGAAGTTCTCAGAGAAAATGCCACCTATACCATCAATTTTGGCGAGTCTGTTGTTGATTTTCATGAAGGTAATAAACTTCCCAATTTTAACTTTGTCTTTGCTACAGGTCCGGAACTGGACAGTATGACTTTCAAGGGTAAAATCACTGATGCACTCACAGGGGAACCCGATCCGGAGATGGTCGTATTCCTTTACGACAACCTCACTGACTCCGTCGTAGCTAAGGAGAAACCTTTTTATTTTGCACGTCCCGACAAATCAGGTAATTTCGAATTTCAAAATGTAAAATCTGATACTTTCAGGTTGCTGGCTATCAAAGATGAAAATATCAATTACAGGTACGATCTTCCGACAGAAAAAGTGGCATTTTATGATAGCCTGATTGTGTTAGTAGATTCAGCATCTTACAATATTCATCTGGTTTCTTCCCTGCCAAAACCAAAACTAAAGATCTTGTCCTATGATACAAAAATATACGGTAAGATCAACATCCTATATAACACTAATCCGCCATCTCCTACTGTCTTGGATATACCTCATCAAGACATCATTTTCTCTAATGAAATCGTAGAAGACTCCGTCAATATCTACTATGAAACGGCTCTGGACTCATTCGCAGTGATCATTTATAACGACACTCTAAAAGTAAAACCTAGAGGAAAACAGGATTTTATAAAAAAAAGCCGTCTGAAATTGTTATCAACGAATGCAGGAAGTAAAGTGCTGCCTACTGACTCTCTTGTATTTAATTACAATATGCCCTTACAACTGAACTCTTCAAAAAACATCATCATCACAGACACCATAGGACAGATCGACGATATCAGGATTACAACCTCTGATGATAAAAAAAGTATGATCATCCGGTACCCGTGGAAAGCCGGTGAAGAATACAACATCTCCTTTGACAGTAACACTGTACAAAGCATCTATGGTCATGCTGCAGATAGCCTGGATATGGAAGTAAAAATACTCAAACCTGATCAAATGGCAAGTATCAATTTTTTAATATCTGATTTGGATAGTACTGCCACTTATATTATCAATATTCAAAAAGAAAAACTTCTTATCAGCAGTACAAAAGTGTCTTTCGAGTCAAAGTCTGCTATAAAACTGACAGGATTGGTACCTGATAAATACAACGTTGAGATATTTCTTGACGTTAATAATAATGGAAAATGGGACCCGGGAAGCTATTGGACCAAAACACAACCAGAACCATACAGATTTTTCAAAGGAGAAACTGTCAGAGAAAATAAAGAAACCGACATCAATATCTCCTGGAAAATCAACTCAGAATCCGCAACCAAACCTGATGGCCCGCTACTCAATCCACCACTGAACATTAAAAACTAA
- a CDS encoding Hsp20/alpha crystallin family protein: protein MSQVVKKPSLFPTFPTFFDDFFTKDFFDWNDKNFAKVGSTLPSVNLKETDKEYHIELAAPGMKKDDFKVELLNGILNIKAEKRMEKEEKDKEGNYLRREFSYETFNRSFSMPDNVKEDKIAAVYKDGILHIGIDKKEPKAVITPKAIEVK from the coding sequence ATGTCACAAGTAGTTAAAAAACCATCACTGTTTCCTACTTTCCCAACATTCTTTGATGATTTTTTTACAAAAGACTTTTTCGACTGGAATGACAAAAATTTTGCAAAAGTGGGCTCTACTCTGCCATCTGTCAATCTCAAGGAGACAGACAAAGAGTACCATATAGAACTCGCGGCGCCTGGTATGAAAAAGGATGATTTTAAAGTAGAATTACTGAATGGAATTCTCAACATTAAGGCTGAGAAAAGGATGGAAAAAGAGGAAAAGGACAAAGAAGGAAATTATCTTAGGAGAGAATTCAGCTATGAAACATTCAACAGATCTTTCAGTATGCCTGACAATGTGAAAGAAGATAAGATAGCTGCTGTTTACAAAGATGGCATACTTCATATCGGAATTGATAAAAAAGAACCAAAAGCAGTCATTACACCAAAAGCGATTGAGGTGAAATAG
- a CDS encoding transglutaminase family protein: MILEINHETRYTYENEVLLNPHILYLTIQNRNYYQIKHHAIRVDPEPTGLNALIDLENSSYYQAWFGRYTSHLDIKVQFIVKTKEFNPLHFIYDNRFTKLDTGFDYGGYKNKLIEVYLLQLFLPELKSFALEFFHATNDIVSFLHSINAYIYQHWQHEIRIAPGFQHPLITFSDKRGSCRDLACMMMEMLKSVGLASRFVSGYAYNPSLSDEHNLHAWIDIYVPGAGWIGIDPSLGLFCDHHYFPLAASYEPSNTLPVIGTFGGTSGSELYTYVDIQEKN; encoded by the coding sequence ATGATTTTAGAAATCAATCATGAGACACGATATACTTATGAAAATGAAGTGCTGCTCAATCCTCATATTCTATACCTTACTATACAAAACAGGAATTATTATCAGATAAAACACCATGCTATCAGAGTAGATCCCGAACCTACCGGATTGAATGCCCTGATTGACCTGGAAAACTCATCATACTATCAGGCGTGGTTTGGACGATATACCAGTCATTTAGATATCAAGGTGCAATTTATTGTAAAAACCAAGGAGTTTAACCCACTGCATTTTATCTATGACAACAGGTTTACAAAGTTGGACACAGGGTTTGACTATGGCGGATATAAAAACAAGTTGATAGAAGTATATTTACTCCAATTGTTCCTTCCCGAACTTAAATCATTTGCATTAGAATTTTTTCATGCCACCAATGATATAGTAAGCTTTTTACATAGTATCAATGCATACATTTATCAGCACTGGCAACATGAAATCAGGATAGCACCGGGGTTTCAGCATCCGCTTATCACATTTTCTGACAAAAGAGGTTCTTGTCGTGATCTTGCTTGCATGATGATGGAGATGCTTAAAAGTGTAGGACTGGCTTCAAGATTTGTGAGTGGTTATGCATATAATCCATCATTGTCAGATGAACACAATCTTCATGCGTGGATAGATATCTATGTCCCCGGTGCCGGGTGGATAGGCATTGACCCAAGCCTTGGATTGTTCTGCGACCATCATTACTTTCCCCTTGCTGCCAGTTATGAACCATCCAATACACTACCTGTCATAGGTACTTTCGGAGGGACTTCAGGTAGTGAATTATATACTTATGTCGATATTCAAGAGAAAAACTAA